Part of the Mauremys mutica isolate MM-2020 ecotype Southern chromosome 1, ASM2049712v1, whole genome shotgun sequence genome is shown below.
TACCTTATGCAGCCAAGTCCCAACAATGCAAATTTTCATGAAAACCCTGTAAATTACCAATCAGTGAAAATATTAGGAGTTGATGTGAAAATCTGGGCTCCCTTCACAGTCACAGTTActtgaaaatattttacttttgcCTTATGAAATAGGATGTGATCGTTTCAGGCTATCTTTAAACACTGTACACAACCCAAAAGAGATACAAGTCTAATTTCTAAAAAGTTCTGTGTGACCTTTAAGTGTCAGGAAAGCTCAGTTCACATCAAACAGAGTCACGTCTTGTGTTATATTTTTAATTAGACGATCCTGCAAATATCTTTTGTTTCCCAAACACCACTGTCACTTGCCTTTTTGCGAGCTCTCCATGAAGTACCTCCATGGGAATATCTTTTTTTCTCCCACAGCAGGAGGACCATCCCTCTCTCTTGAAGTAGAGTGGCACAGATATCCCTCATCAGTACAGACACTTGGGACAGCTGAGACAAGCTGAAGCTGTCCAAGAACCCAGCAATATACTGTAAAAGTTCCAATGGAAGGCTGCTCAGGgattctttattttttccttgaTTACTTATTGTAAAATTGCATTTCTGTATTTCAGAGAGCACAGGGTCAACTTCTGGTTTAATCGCAAATGTATCAAGATGCTGGCTGTAGATAATATTTTCTTTACGACTAGCAGGGTAGAAGCGGTTTTGAACAAAAGTACATCCCAAGTAGGCAAGTGGACAACGATGTTGGAACCATCCATTTAGACAGAACTGGATATCAGCATGAACATTCTTGAAATGTGAAGGAAACTCATCCCTCCTGAAGAAGTGATTGCAAGTGAATGTGAAGGCTGAGCAGCTTTTGTTATGTCTTCTAGTAACACACTCAGTATGAAGCTCTACATGGAGTTCTGGTGGGCTTTTTATATCCAGAACATCTGCTAGAACAGCTCTAGAGGAGAAGGGTTCCACCTGAAAGTTGTATGTTTGTGTCCCAAAATCCATGAACAGTCCATCAATATTCTTTGCTTCGGAGATCTCATGACCTTTCAGTTCCTTTTCCAATGCACACAATAGTGTACTTCTGGCTGTATCTGATTTAGGAAATTCCTCAAGGCTTATTTGCAAATCTGAAGTATCCACTGACTTATCCATCGTTGCTATCTTGTATGCCAAGGCATCTCCAACTCGTGCTCTTTTGCCACGATAGCTAACCGGCACTTTAAAGGTGCACACAGTCTTCACCTCGTGAGCCTCCAAGTTCCCATACACAAAGTCTTTCTCTCTTGGTGTGCAAGCAGCTAGCTGACCAAAATGGATGAGCattctcccatgatgcaccaggtACATGTTATAATCCGCTACATTAACTTCTTTTTTCAACCTCTCCAGGATCCCATCTTGCCAAGGAGCCAGACCTGTCTTTTCTGCACCTGTATTCActtgattatttttgttttcttttggttCTTCCACAAtagctgcttcctttgtcttctcTTTGGGGTTGCCATCACAAAGAACCTGTCCTGTTTTCTTGTAGCTATCCCCTTCCTTTTTTTCCGAGTTTGCTGAAAAGTCTGTTGCCTTCAGTGCTGAAAGCTCTTTGCTAAACATGTTCTCCCAGGCTTTGTAACTTACTAGATCCATCCCCTTCTTATCCTTTGCCAAATCCTCACGCTCCTGTTGGGTAAGCTCAGCAACTTGGCCATCAGCTTCTTTAGAATCACATGCTATTCCTCCAACGGCTCCTTCTTCcaaacctgcagctccagctaTTGGTTCTTCCATTTTATCATCTTCTCTCCATTCTGGAAACAGCTGGACCATTTTCAGAGTCCTAAAAAGAATCTTCTGATCTCTGAGGGCTAGGGCTGTATCCAGACACTGCTCATTATGTGGCTCCTTCATAATGTTCTTATGTAGAATGGTTTCTGAGTCTATATTTGGCCAGCGATTCCATTCCATAGAGCAGTGGACAACACTGGCTGGACAGACTTTAAGGTGCTTTGCCAGCTTAAAACGGGCCATGGAGAAAGGGCAGCCATAACCTGCGTTGAGGCATGACACCTGCTCTAGGGGACATAGGAGTTGGTGTTCTTCCTGTTTACACATATGGAAGGCAGCTCCACAGCGTGAATGGCAGTTGATCACTAAGCAGGAGATGGTGAGCTCAATTGGGACTTGGCATTGCCGGTTGAAACATTTCTCACAGTGCTTGTGCTGTCCAGGGCTGGCTTTCTGAGCCCTGCCCTATGAACATCATAGATAAGAGAGgacaaaaagaaaacacagttatTGCCTAAAGAAGCATATTGACCACAGACGGAAGTTGCTTGACTCCTACATGCCAAGTCTAAAATGTCATTCTAGTCTGAAAAGTGATTACATAAAAATGACACCTGCTTACATATCAGATCTGGTCCTTGTATGTATCAGAGTCATATCTGTTAATAATGGTAATGTAAATAAGCCATTACTGCTCTTTACTCTTGTTAGTCCAGCGGAGCAGCACAGCTCTGAAAGAGTGAGCTGCATTCTAGTCCTCCTTGTGCATCAGTAACAGAGTTGTTTATTAAATTCCAATCAGTTGGAGGTACGGTGTGAGAAGGTTCACAGTATACATTTGAGCTCTACTATAAATCTTCCAGCGAAACCAAGGAAGGCCATATTTGACATTTCTGATATGCCTAATCATGGCTGCTTTTGCTCAGGCTTGCTTTATTTTTTAGAACTTACAAAAACCAAGCAGGTTACCAGGCTACTAGTTTTGTATGAAATGAGTTGCTTATCTACCTTTCTTTTATGATTGTGCTTTCAATTAATCTCACAGCTGTAAATTAAATGAGTTTAGtcatataaaaataattatttgtatttgcGTAAGACCTTTCCAGAACAGTTTTCAAAGTGCCTTGCAAACAATTAATGGAGCATGAAAATAATTCTAGGAGTCACCTATTATTAtgcccttttacagatggggcaactGAAACACAAAGATTAATGCCAAGCACAAACAggccccattgatgtcaatgactTATCCCAAGGAAGTTGCTGAGACAGGAAGAGAATGCAGGActtcccctgctctagccacaagACTACATTTCAACCTGGTTCATACCCATATTTCATTTGGGGAGGGAAAAAGCCAATGATTAGGAGGAACTGTAGTTAAATCTATAAACAGTTCCCTTCTTTTCCTTTGGTACATAACAGAAATATACAAAGTGGGGGGACCTTTTATGTTGTCAGGATGAAGAAAAGGATATGGACAATTTTACTGGTAGTGTCTTACAAGGAAATCACACTTCCTTCCCAAAAGCACCTACCATAATTCCGGCAGACTGTCCTGTTTGTCTCTGAGGAAAAAATGCAAATAATTAGTCAAATAATGAAGACTTCTGGGTTTCAATAAACTAAACAAATACAATGGTGACAATGCCCCTCAAGAGTAGTGCTAGCCTTTTGGCTGTCCAAGGTGGAA
Proteins encoded:
- the FBXO40 gene encoding F-box only protein 40, translated to MPSLLPLSPQNILHPMKQLIGTCGERQTGQSAGIMGRAQKASPGQHKHCEKCFNRQCQVPIELTISCLVINCHSRCGAAFHMCKQEEHQLLCPLEQVSCLNAGYGCPFSMARFKLAKHLKVCPASVVHCSMEWNRWPNIDSETILHKNIMKEPHNEQCLDTALALRDQKILFRTLKMVQLFPEWREDDKMEEPIAGAAGLEEGAVGGIACDSKEADGQVAELTQQEREDLAKDKKGMDLVSYKAWENMFSKELSALKATDFSANSEKKEGDSYKKTGQVLCDGNPKEKTKEAAIVEEPKENKNNQVNTGAEKTGLAPWQDGILERLKKEVNVADYNMYLVHHGRMLIHFGQLAACTPREKDFVYGNLEAHEVKTVCTFKVPVSYRGKRARVGDALAYKIATMDKSVDTSDLQISLEEFPKSDTARSTLLCALEKELKGHEISEAKNIDGLFMDFGTQTYNFQVEPFSSRAVLADVLDIKSPPELHVELHTECVTRRHNKSCSAFTFTCNHFFRRDEFPSHFKNVHADIQFCLNGWFQHRCPLAYLGCTFVQNRFYPASRKENIIYSQHLDTFAIKPEVDPVLSEIQKCNFTISNQGKNKESLSSLPLELLQYIAGFLDSFSLSQLSQVSVLMRDICATLLQERGMVLLLWEKKRYSHGGTSWRARKKIWQFSNLFSPVNNWQFSDVPSMSEHLKICPFYDVEHKKDPFLLASMHGPRKRAQDSLVSTFRHGS